The following coding sequences are from one Roseburia hominis A2-183 window:
- a CDS encoding GNAT family N-acetyltransferase: MLKLEYILIGKLPKTERDMLLENLRTERECGRNVLEWDSAKKHIQEGALAEKAILVSEDAKELSEAQRIGMAALCYLMPEDGRTQREETAGEMEVTSPADMYAEGMEEIDGSFLQHVYERHHRIPWIILKTPRCIVKEFSMEYLDALFELYAGKGMTDYMEPLYPYEEEREYQQAYIEQMYRFYGYGMWIVCDRNTGELIGRAGVEHREELGGELELGYAIGVPWQRQGYATEVCSAILTYVKEELMLPSVSCLIEEGNVVSEHLAQKLGFHYCETVQIDGKQMRKYKVAFY; encoded by the coding sequence ATGTTAAAGTTAGAATATATTTTAATTGGAAAGCTGCCAAAGACAGAGCGTGACATGCTGCTGGAGAATCTGAGAACAGAGCGGGAATGTGGGCGGAACGTTTTGGAATGGGACAGCGCGAAGAAACACATTCAGGAAGGGGCGCTTGCGGAAAAGGCAATTTTGGTCTCGGAAGATGCGAAGGAACTAAGCGAGGCACAGCGGATCGGGATGGCTGCGCTTTGCTATTTGATGCCGGAGGATGGAAGGACGCAGAGAGAAGAGACCGCCGGGGAGATGGAAGTGACGTCTCCGGCGGATATGTATGCGGAAGGGATGGAGGAGATCGACGGATCTTTTTTACAGCATGTCTATGAGAGACATCATCGTATTCCGTGGATCATTTTAAAAACGCCGCGCTGCATCGTGAAGGAATTTTCCATGGAATACTTAGATGCACTGTTTGAACTGTATGCCGGGAAAGGAATGACGGACTACATGGAGCCGCTGTATCCGTATGAGGAGGAGCGGGAATATCAGCAGGCGTATATCGAGCAGATGTACCGGTTCTACGGATACGGCATGTGGATCGTGTGCGACAGGAATACCGGAGAGCTGATCGGGCGCGCCGGCGTGGAACACCGGGAGGAGCTGGGCGGAGAGCTGGAGCTCGGTTATGCGATCGGTGTGCCGTGGCAGAGACAGGGCTATGCGACGGAGGTATGCAGTGCGATTCTTACCTATGTAAAGGAGGAACTCATGCTGCCGTCGGTCAGTTGTCTGATCGAGGAGGGGAACGTAGTATCGGAGCATCTGGCGCAAAAGCTGGGCTTTCATTACTGTGAAACGGTGCAGATAGATGGAAAACAGATGAGAAAATACAAAGTTGCATTTTATTAG
- a CDS encoding helix-turn-helix transcriptional regulator, with protein sequence MKNLRLKAARAAKDLSQQALAEKVGVSRQTINAIEKGDYNPTIRLCIAICRELDKTLDEIFWEEEEC encoded by the coding sequence ATGAAAAATCTCAGGTTAAAAGCGGCGCGCGCGGCAAAGGATCTGTCCCAGCAGGCGCTCGCCGAGAAGGTGGGAGTGTCGAGACAGACGATCAATGCCATCGAGAAGGGAGATTATAATCCCACAATCCGGCTGTGCATTGCGATATGCAGGGAGCTGGACAAAACGCTGGATGAAATTTTCTGGGAAGAGGAAGAATGTTAA
- a CDS encoding C39 family peptidase — protein sequence MNMKNIIKNKQKELMQGMIALILCVALFCSAAVSGKNDGSEWKMRHGGQKYEETGTDGQVQTPLYAGILAEFRANEMAILSDNQEILAKAAERAAEEAAHPEQGVYTFLQGPKSWTEGRAWSGEWSNQYVRGNYFGNFGCGLCCMANIYCTLTEYTCSPWDMYEYARQVSGYAPSRKIGAIGWADMKVTLRKSGFDCTLNTKPESYEQFQQEITASQMAVVLVSSRDDDTYWKKTGGHYVSISLYDASSDQVFLGDPADPDGNRSWIPLRYVYDALKTVSQYQYLLVQDYAEEQNQWMHDGITDAWGGM from the coding sequence ATGAATATGAAAAATATAATCAAGAATAAACAAAAGGAACTTATGCAGGGAATGATTGCACTGATATTATGCGTGGCGTTATTTTGCAGTGCGGCTGTCTCTGGGAAAAATGACGGATCTGAGTGGAAAATGCGCCATGGCGGGCAGAAATATGAGGAGACGGGAACTGATGGTCAGGTGCAGACACCACTATATGCAGGAATTCTTGCAGAATTTCGCGCGAATGAGATGGCAATTTTGTCGGACAACCAGGAGATTCTTGCGAAAGCAGCAGAGCGGGCAGCGGAGGAGGCGGCACATCCGGAACAGGGCGTCTACACATTTTTACAGGGACCGAAGTCCTGGACAGAGGGACGGGCATGGTCGGGGGAGTGGTCGAACCAGTATGTCAGAGGCAATTACTTCGGCAATTTCGGATGCGGTCTGTGCTGTATGGCAAATATCTACTGCACGCTTACGGAGTATACCTGTTCTCCGTGGGACATGTACGAATATGCGAGGCAGGTGTCCGGCTATGCACCATCGCGGAAGATCGGGGCAATCGGCTGGGCGGATATGAAAGTTACATTGCGAAAAAGCGGTTTTGACTGTACCCTGAACACAAAACCGGAAAGCTATGAGCAGTTCCAGCAGGAGATCACGGCGTCACAGATGGCGGTGGTTCTGGTTTCCAGCAGGGACGATGATACCTACTGGAAGAAGACGGGAGGGCATTATGTGTCGATCAGCCTTTACGATGCGTCGTCAGATCAGGTGTTCCTCGGGGATCCGGCGGATCCGGACGGCAACCGCTCCTGGATTCCGCTGCGCTACGTGTATGACGCATTAAAAACCGTCAGCCAGTATCAGTATCTTCTGGTACAGGATTATGCGGAGGAACAGAATCAGTGGATGCATGACGGGATTACGGATGCATGGGGAGGAATGTAA
- a CDS encoding peptidylprolyl isomerase: MSNPIVTIEMENGDIMKAELYPEIAPNTVNNFISLIQKGYYDGLIFHRVINGFMIQGGCPDGTGMGGPGYDIKGEFSQNGFKNDLKHTEGVLSMARAMHPDSAGSQFFIMHKTSPHLDGAYAAFGKITEGMDVVNKIAETATDYSDRPLAPQVMKKVTVETFGVEYPEPEKC; encoded by the coding sequence ATGTCAAACCCAATCGTTACTATCGAGATGGAAAATGGCGATATCATGAAGGCAGAGCTCTATCCTGAGATCGCACCAAATACGGTAAACAATTTTATCAGCCTGATCCAGAAAGGCTACTATGACGGACTGATCTTCCACCGCGTCATCAACGGCTTTATGATTCAGGGCGGCTGTCCGGACGGAACCGGCATGGGCGGCCCAGGCTACGATATCAAGGGCGAATTTTCCCAGAACGGTTTCAAAAATGACTTAAAGCACACAGAGGGCGTTCTTTCCATGGCAAGAGCCATGCATCCGGATTCCGCCGGAAGCCAGTTCTTCATCATGCATAAGACTTCCCCGCATCTGGACGGCGCATACGCTGCATTCGGCAAGATCACCGAAGGCATGGACGTAGTCAACAAGATCGCAGAGACTGCAACCGACTATAGCGACCGCCCGCTCGCTCCGCAGGTCATGAAAAAAGTGACTGTCGAAACGTTCGGTGTGGAGTATCCGGAACCAGAGAAGTGCTAA
- the serS gene encoding serine--tRNA ligase — protein sequence MIDLKFLRENPEVVKQNIKNKFQDHKLPLVDEVIELDAEARKTQQEADDLRAKRNQLSKEIGKLMGQGKKDEAEAVKTQVAEGAARLAELEEKEKELQEKVTKIMMTIPNIIDPSVPIGKDDSCNVEIEKFGEPVVPDFEIPYHTEIMERFNGIDLDAAGKVAGNGFYYLMGDIARVHSAVLSYARDFMIDRGFTYVVPPFMIRSNVVTGVMSFDEMDAMMYKIEGEDLYLIGTSEHSMIGKFIDTINDEEKLPYTLTSYSPCFRKEKGAHGIEERGVYRIHQFEKQEMIVVCKPEESKMWYDKLWQNTVDLFRSLDIPVRTLECCSGDLADLKVKSCDVEAWSPRQKKYFEVGSCSNLGDAQARRLKIRVKGKDGSKYFAHTLNNTVVAPPRMLIAFLENNLNADGSVNVPVALRPYVGGKEKLIPVK from the coding sequence ATGATCGATCTGAAGTTTTTGAGAGAGAACCCGGAGGTTGTAAAGCAGAACATTAAGAACAAATTCCAGGATCACAAGCTTCCGCTTGTGGATGAGGTAATTGAACTCGATGCCGAGGCGCGCAAGACACAGCAGGAAGCAGACGATCTTCGAGCAAAGAGAAACCAGCTGTCCAAAGAGATCGGTAAACTGATGGGTCAGGGCAAAAAGGACGAGGCTGAGGCTGTCAAGACACAGGTTGCAGAGGGAGCTGCCCGTCTGGCAGAATTAGAGGAAAAAGAAAAGGAACTTCAGGAGAAAGTCACCAAGATCATGATGACGATCCCGAACATCATTGATCCGTCCGTACCGATCGGCAAGGATGATTCCTGCAATGTGGAGATCGAGAAGTTTGGCGAGCCGGTTGTTCCGGATTTTGAGATCCCGTATCACACCGAGATCATGGAGCGTTTTAACGGCATTGATCTGGATGCTGCAGGCAAGGTGGCAGGAAACGGATTTTATTATCTGATGGGCGATATTGCGCGTGTACACTCCGCAGTGCTCTCCTACGCGAGAGATTTCATGATCGACCGCGGTTTTACCTACGTGGTGCCGCCGTTTATGATCCGCAGCAATGTTGTGACGGGCGTTATGAGTTTTGATGAGATGGATGCCATGATGTACAAGATCGAGGGCGAGGACCTTTATCTGATTGGTACCTCCGAGCATTCCATGATCGGTAAGTTCATCGATACAATCAACGATGAGGAGAAGCTGCCATATACACTGACATCCTACTCTCCATGCTTCCGCAAGGAGAAAGGCGCACACGGCATCGAGGAGCGCGGTGTTTATCGTATTCACCAGTTTGAGAAGCAGGAGATGATCGTAGTCTGCAAGCCGGAAGAGTCCAAGATGTGGTACGATAAACTGTGGCAGAACACGGTTGACCTGTTCAGAAGCCTGGATATCCCGGTTCGTACCCTGGAGTGCTGCTCCGGCGACCTGGCAGATCTGAAAGTGAAGTCCTGCGATGTTGAGGCATGGTCTCCGAGACAGAAGAAGTATTTCGAGGTTGGAAGCTGTTCAAACCTCGGCGATGCACAGGCGAGAAGATTAAAGATCCGTGTAAAGGGCAAGGATGGCAGCAAGTATTTTGCACATACCTTGAACAACACGGTGGTTGCGCCGCCTAGAATGTTGATCGCGTTCTTAGAGAACAACCTCAACGCAGACGGAAGCGTCAATGTTCCGGTAGCACTGCGTCCGTATGTCGGAGGCAAGGAGAAGCTGATTCCGGTAAAATAA
- a CDS encoding glycosyltransferase, whose protein sequence is MIKRIVMMEGGVETLSYFSHQMAGEFQKLGYAVFFYDLKQEESSAGKLRKFIRPRETVLVTFNFQGLEKEAGVYREGIGYLWDTYHIPCYNIAADHPYFYDDRLKDLPEKYRHISIDRRQKAYFEEFYPEYVSRGFLPLAGTGLRQAEEEGEAEQGKARAQGAAVETGETGAQGAAEQAASCYDVILTGNYTKLSFFEPYINWINEEYAAFYRGIIDDLLEHPACTVEEVALAHCEREMGKEPNDQLRIALHKMIFIDLYVRNYWRGKAVRTLVNAGIPVHVVGKGWEELEDVRHPECLKLHPQTDSVTCLEMLADAKVSLNVMPWFKDGAHDRVFNSILNGAVCVTDPSCYLEEELHEGEGVCYVALQDMDALPEKVKDLLQNDSGRNEIVRRGRAIVEQKHTWAQRAKTLAAWIAEDAAQ, encoded by the coding sequence ATGATAAAAAGAATTGTCATGATGGAGGGCGGAGTGGAGACACTATCCTACTTCTCCCATCAGATGGCAGGAGAGTTTCAAAAACTGGGATACGCAGTATTTTTCTATGATCTAAAACAGGAGGAGAGCAGCGCTGGAAAGCTGCGCAAGTTTATCAGACCGCGCGAGACGGTGCTTGTGACCTTCAATTTTCAGGGACTGGAAAAGGAGGCGGGCGTGTACCGCGAGGGGATCGGTTATCTCTGGGATACCTATCATATTCCCTGTTATAATATTGCCGCCGACCATCCGTACTTTTACGATGACAGGTTAAAAGATCTGCCGGAAAAATACCGGCATATCAGTATAGACCGGAGACAGAAGGCATATTTTGAAGAGTTTTATCCGGAGTATGTGTCGCGTGGCTTTCTGCCGCTTGCGGGAACCGGATTGCGGCAGGCAGAAGAGGAAGGCGAAGCTGAGCAGGGAAAAGCGCGAGCGCAGGGCGCCGCAGTTGAGACGGGAGAAACTGGAGCGCAGGGCGCAGCAGAACAGGCGGCGTCCTGCTATGACGTGATCCTGACCGGAAATTACACAAAGCTTTCCTTTTTTGAACCCTATATCAACTGGATCAATGAGGAGTACGCGGCATTTTACCGGGGGATCATAGACGATCTGTTGGAACATCCGGCGTGCACGGTGGAGGAAGTGGCGCTTGCCCACTGCGAGCGGGAGATGGGGAAAGAGCCCAATGATCAGCTGCGGATTGCCCTGCATAAGATGATTTTCATTGATCTGTATGTGCGCAATTACTGGCGGGGAAAGGCGGTGCGCACGCTCGTCAATGCAGGAATTCCGGTACATGTGGTCGGAAAAGGCTGGGAGGAACTGGAGGATGTGAGACATCCGGAGTGCCTGAAGCTGCACCCGCAGACCGATTCCGTTACCTGCCTTGAGATGCTGGCGGACGCGAAGGTGTCTTTGAACGTGATGCCGTGGTTTAAGGACGGAGCGCATGACAGGGTGTTTAATTCCATCTTAAACGGAGCGGTATGTGTGACCGATCCGAGCTGTTACCTGGAAGAGGAACTTCATGAGGGCGAGGGCGTCTGCTATGTTGCGCTGCAGGATATGGACGCTCTTCCGGAAAAAGTGAAGGATTTATTGCAAAATGATTCCGGGAGGAATGAGATTGTGCGGCGTGGCAGAGCGATTGTGGAGCAGAAGCATACCTGGGCACAGCGCGCGAAGACGCTGGCAGCGTGGATTGCGGAGGACGCCGCGCAATAG
- a CDS encoding ABC transporter permease translates to MFENIRLSFRGIWAHKMRSFLTMLGIIIGIAAIIAIVSTIKGTNEQIKQNLVGAGENTVEISLYQGEWEYEMEYNGIPEGVPLVADEVVEQLKEIPHVENVSRYLSRQDYNGVYHLNTGLSGGYVKGVDTAYFDTCNYIMKEGRGFTQQDFDQYHKVAILDEDSADALFQGEEAVGETIEIQQEPYVVVGIVTKAKKFEPVINSIDDYYTYAQDSAGSVYVPATTWPIIYQYDEPQNVVLRVESTDDMTSAGKAGADLLNGYLSVSDTTIQYKAKDLMEQAQQIQELSSSTNTMLIWIAGISLIVGGIGVMNIMLVSVTERTQEIGLKKAIGARKSRILGQFLTEAAVLTSLGGLIGVLVGIILAQVISYVTTTPVAISVPAAVGAVAFSMVIGIVFGVFPSYKAANLNPIDALRHE, encoded by the coding sequence ATGTTTGAAAATATAAGATTATCTTTCCGCGGAATCTGGGCTCACAAGATGCGTTCCTTCCTGACGATGCTGGGAATTATTATCGGTATTGCAGCTATTATTGCGATTGTATCTACAATTAAGGGAACAAATGAGCAGATCAAGCAGAACCTGGTCGGAGCCGGTGAGAATACCGTCGAGATTTCCCTGTATCAGGGAGAGTGGGAATATGAGATGGAGTACAACGGCATACCGGAGGGCGTGCCGCTTGTGGCGGATGAGGTGGTTGAACAGCTCAAGGAGATCCCGCATGTGGAAAATGTGTCGCGCTATCTGAGCCGGCAGGATTACAACGGAGTCTATCATCTGAATACCGGGCTTTCCGGTGGTTATGTCAAGGGCGTTGACACGGCTTATTTTGACACCTGCAATTATATTATGAAGGAAGGGCGTGGGTTCACGCAGCAGGATTTTGACCAGTATCACAAGGTCGCGATTCTGGATGAGGATTCGGCGGACGCACTGTTCCAGGGAGAGGAAGCTGTCGGGGAGACGATTGAGATTCAGCAGGAGCCGTATGTTGTGGTGGGAATTGTGACAAAGGCGAAAAAGTTTGAACCGGTCATCAACTCAATTGATGACTATTATACCTACGCGCAGGATTCCGCCGGCTCTGTGTATGTGCCGGCGACGACCTGGCCGATCATCTATCAGTACGACGAGCCGCAGAATGTGGTGCTGCGCGTGGAGAGTACGGATGATATGACCAGCGCCGGAAAAGCGGGAGCGGATCTGCTAAACGGGTATCTGTCGGTGTCGGATACGACGATCCAGTATAAGGCAAAAGATCTGATGGAGCAGGCACAGCAGATTCAGGAACTCAGCAGCTCCACCAACACCATGCTGATCTGGATTGCCGGCATTTCATTGATTGTCGGCGGTATCGGCGTCATGAACATCATGCTGGTATCGGTGACGGAGCGGACGCAGGAGATCGGTCTGAAAAAGGCGATCGGGGCACGCAAGTCCCGGATCCTGGGACAGTTTCTGACGGAGGCGGCGGTGCTCACCAGCCTGGGCGGTCTCATCGGCGTGCTGGTCGGCATTATTCTGGCGCAGGTGATCTCGTATGTGACGACGACGCCGGTGGCGATCAGTGTTCCGGCAGCCGTGGGAGCGGTGGCGTTTTCCATGGTTATCGGAATCGTATTCGGTGTGTTCCCGTCCTACAAGGCGGCGAATTTAAATCCGATCGATGCGCTGCGGCATGAGTAA
- a CDS encoding efflux RND transporter periplasmic adaptor subunit gives MKIKKVIAVIAGIAVTLSAAVGGVYGYKSYQDKKLIAEVQPVSNLNWGYWGDTETSYGTVTNDSSQEIYLDDSRMIKEIYVEKGDEVQKGDPLLAYDTAELQIEIERKKLDISTIENNIERQKYKYEMLKTQTPVKKDPPKLNEEQLAWYQHMDEENRLTETDKNDSRIYNYLTAASIPYNVTTNAAGELVYPAGTAEEPYIYYVNQNAYAYGGFFNAIRPTAEGGSGKHVRVIVCKKDADGKMVLDTDEATGRQTPVADDTVSPNTVELNGSDFPADYDESRMWYLFSGKEYIPTSLADEYMQAYEDFMADWEVPKGYTSEELYQEAAEIEEKLKMLDIQRRQEQLALESMEKSATDGVVYAEVDGVVKTLGDPDEKPEQGQAFLVITGDDGLYVKGTISELLLDDVKMGTVVTANSWESGMTFDATITEISDYPVSGNSWGDGNPNVSYYEYTAYIEDSSALRNGEAVDLSISTNQSDGGGIFIEKAYVRSEDGKAYCMIADENNRLKKQYVVTGRTVYGSAVEIKSGLTEDDRIAFPYGKNAVEGAAVTDESSNY, from the coding sequence ATGAAGATTAAGAAAGTGATTGCGGTCATCGCAGGTATTGCGGTCACCCTCTCGGCTGCGGTGGGAGGCGTATACGGGTATAAGTCCTATCAGGACAAAAAGCTTATCGCGGAAGTGCAGCCGGTTTCCAACCTCAACTGGGGATACTGGGGAGACACGGAGACAAGTTATGGCACCGTCACGAACGATTCCTCACAGGAGATCTATCTGGATGATTCCAGAATGATCAAGGAGATCTATGTGGAGAAGGGGGATGAGGTGCAAAAGGGAGACCCGTTGCTCGCCTATGACACGGCGGAACTCCAGATAGAGATTGAACGCAAAAAACTCGATATCAGCACGATCGAGAATAACATCGAGAGACAAAAATACAAGTATGAAATGTTAAAGACGCAGACGCCGGTGAAAAAAGATCCGCCGAAGCTGAACGAGGAGCAGCTTGCCTGGTATCAGCACATGGACGAGGAAAACCGCCTGACAGAGACAGATAAGAACGACAGCAGAATCTACAACTATCTGACGGCGGCCTCCATTCCCTACAACGTGACAACCAATGCGGCGGGGGAACTGGTGTATCCGGCAGGAACAGCGGAAGAACCGTATATTTATTATGTCAACCAGAATGCATACGCCTACGGCGGCTTTTTCAATGCCATCCGTCCTACCGCGGAGGGAGGCAGCGGAAAACATGTGCGCGTGATCGTCTGCAAGAAGGATGCGGACGGTAAGATGGTGCTTGACACCGATGAAGCGACCGGGCGGCAGACGCCGGTTGCGGATGATACAGTGTCCCCGAATACCGTCGAGTTAAACGGCAGCGATTTTCCGGCGGATTACGATGAGAGCCGCATGTGGTATCTGTTTTCGGGAAAAGAATACATACCGACCTCCCTTGCGGATGAGTACATGCAGGCCTACGAGGATTTTATGGCGGACTGGGAGGTGCCAAAGGGATATACTTCCGAGGAACTCTATCAGGAGGCTGCCGAGATTGAAGAAAAATTAAAGATGCTCGATATTCAGCGCAGACAGGAACAGCTGGCGCTCGAGTCCATGGAGAAAAGTGCGACGGACGGTGTGGTCTACGCGGAGGTGGACGGTGTCGTCAAGACGCTCGGTGATCCGGACGAGAAGCCCGAGCAGGGGCAGGCGTTTCTGGTGATAACCGGAGATGACGGGCTCTATGTAAAGGGGACGATCAGCGAGCTGCTTTTGGATGATGTGAAGATGGGAACCGTGGTGACTGCCAATTCATGGGAGAGCGGCATGACGTTTGATGCCACAATCACGGAAATATCGGATTATCCGGTTTCGGGCAACTCGTGGGGCGATGGAAATCCCAATGTCTCCTATTATGAGTACACGGCTTATATCGAGGACAGTTCCGCGCTCCGCAACGGGGAGGCGGTAGATCTGTCCATATCGACCAATCAGTCCGATGGCGGCGGCATTTTTATAGAAAAAGCGTATGTGAGGTCGGAGGATGGAAAGGCGTACTGTATGATTGCAGATGAGAATAACCGGCTGAAAAAACAGTATGTGGTGACCGGAAGAACGGTGTACGGATCTGCGGTAGAGATCAAGTCGGGTCTGACGGAGGACGACCGCATCGCATTCCCGTACGGGAAAAATGCGGTGGAGGGCGCTGCCGTCACGGACGAATCATCCAATTATTAA
- a CDS encoding ABC transporter ATP-binding protein, whose translation MILNLQNIYKDYQQEKLVVPVLKDVSLTVEEGEYVAIMGPSGSGKTTLMNIIGCLDRPTSGTYELAGENVLKLKDRELSDLRLKSIGFVFQSFQLMPRESAVENVALPLSYAGVRKKERRIRATKALERVGLGDRVNFRPTQLSGGQKQRVAIARAMVNHPKILLADEPTGALDSKSGEQIMELFDSLNEEGVTIVMITHDPRIAAKAKRIVRIIDGEIYEGEGDGAVS comes from the coding sequence ATGATACTGAATCTGCAGAATATCTACAAAGACTATCAGCAGGAGAAGCTGGTTGTGCCGGTGTTAAAGGATGTATCGCTGACGGTCGAGGAAGGAGAGTATGTCGCCATTATGGGACCGTCCGGTTCCGGTAAGACCACACTGATGAATATTATCGGGTGTCTCGACCGACCGACGAGCGGTACTTACGAGCTGGCGGGGGAGAACGTGCTCAAATTAAAAGACAGGGAACTCTCGGATCTCCGCTTAAAGAGCATCGGGTTCGTGTTCCAGAGTTTTCAGCTGATGCCGCGGGAGAGCGCCGTGGAAAATGTGGCGCTTCCGCTCAGCTACGCCGGAGTGCGCAAAAAGGAGAGGCGGATCCGCGCGACGAAAGCGCTCGAGAGAGTGGGACTCGGGGATCGTGTCAATTTCAGACCGACACAGCTTTCCGGCGGACAGAAGCAGCGTGTCGCCATCGCCCGCGCGATGGTCAACCATCCTAAGATTCTGCTGGCAGATGAGCCGACAGGAGCTCTGGACTCCAAATCCGGCGAGCAGATCATGGAGCTTTTTGACAGCCTGAACGAAGAGGGCGTTACCATCGTCATGATTACGCATGATCCCAGGATTGCGGCGAAAGCCAAGCGGATTGTCCGGATCATCGACGGTGAGATCTATGAGGGAGAGGGGGACGGAGCGGTATCATGA
- a CDS encoding efflux RND transporter periplasmic adaptor subunit, giving the protein MGKKSVGILIGVAAVAAVLGGTGYYFRDDIRQMIPIFDDGSSEDKVYVEKVSRIMNQYAGVSNRYNGVVETQDSYEVNVDSSRTISEIKVEVGDEVEEGQTLVTYDTSDLTMKIEQAKLELEGIQNEIDNYNKQIDTLTKEMEKVDESERYDYTTQIQNIQNSIAQKQFDMESKKLEISKEQKQVSSSSVVSKVAGVVKEINEKGVDSNGNSAPFMTILQTGEYRIKGSIDEQNVWMLSEGQEVVIRSRVDGTKTWSGTIGKIDTESPQQGNDNSYYSTSSAGDTQSASKYPFYVDLDSVDGLILGQHVYIELDQGQEEVKEGLWLYGSYIVQDEDTPYVWAANEKDRLEKRYIELGEYDADMDEYEIVSGLAEDDYIAWPMAGLYEGVTTVTDEAEVDYSSPLYNQPADENLYDTEGVYDTELLYDVLDSVYDTELPDEMYDGMDAGEGTEAEVAE; this is encoded by the coding sequence ATGGGCAAAAAGAGCGTTGGAATTCTGATCGGTGTGGCAGCAGTGGCTGCTGTTCTGGGAGGAACCGGTTATTATTTCCGGGATGATATCAGGCAGATGATACCGATCTTTGATGATGGAAGTTCAGAGGACAAGGTCTATGTGGAAAAGGTATCCCGCATTATGAATCAGTATGCAGGTGTTTCCAACCGGTATAACGGTGTGGTGGAGACGCAGGATTCATACGAGGTGAATGTGGATTCTTCCCGGACGATCAGCGAGATCAAGGTGGAGGTCGGCGATGAGGTCGAGGAGGGACAGACTCTGGTCACTTACGACACCAGTGACCTTACCATGAAGATTGAGCAGGCGAAGCTGGAGCTGGAAGGCATCCAGAATGAGATAGATAATTACAACAAACAGATCGACACACTGACGAAAGAGATGGAGAAGGTGGACGAATCGGAACGCTACGATTACACCACGCAGATTCAGAATATCCAGAACTCCATCGCACAGAAGCAGTTCGATATGGAGAGCAAGAAGCTTGAGATCTCCAAGGAGCAGAAACAGGTCAGCAGTTCTTCCGTTGTGAGCAAGGTGGCGGGAGTGGTCAAGGAGATCAATGAGAAAGGCGTGGACAGCAACGGGAACAGCGCGCCGTTTATGACGATCTTACAGACTGGAGAGTACCGGATCAAGGGAAGCATCGATGAGCAGAATGTCTGGATGCTTTCCGAGGGACAGGAGGTTGTGATCCGCTCGCGTGTGGACGGCACGAAGACGTGGAGCGGAACGATCGGGAAAATTGACACGGAGAGCCCGCAGCAGGGGAACGATAACAGCTATTACAGCACTTCTTCGGCGGGAGATACACAGTCAGCGTCCAAGTATCCGTTCTATGTGGATCTCGACTCGGTGGACGGACTGATCCTGGGGCAGCATGTGTACATCGAGCTGGATCAGGGACAGGAGGAAGTGAAGGAAGGTCTGTGGCTGTACGGCTCCTACATCGTGCAGGACGAAGATACCCCGTATGTGTGGGCGGCTAATGAGAAAGACCGTCTGGAGAAGCGCTACATCGAGCTGGGAGAGTACGATGCGGATATGGATGAGTATGAGATCGTATCAGGGCTTGCAGAGGACGATTACATTGCCTGGCCGATGGCTGGTCTCTATGAGGGTGTGACGACCGTGACCGACGAGGCGGAAGTGGATTATTCTTCTCCGCTTTACAATCAGCCGGCGGACGAGAATCTGTACGATACAGAGGGTGTCTATGACACGGAACTGCTCTATGATGTGTTGGACAGCGTCTATGATACAGAACTGCCGGATGAAATGTATGACGGTATGGATGCCGGAGAAGGGACAGAGGCGGAGGTGGCAGAATGA